Proteins encoded together in one Luteimonas fraxinea window:
- a CDS encoding GntP family permease, with protein MRGDADTAPHLARGPRVVWGDMDFLIVLGALVFLMVVAYRGYSVILFAPIAALGAVLLTDPTLVAPMFTGLFMDKMVGFLKLYFPVFLLGAVFGKVIELSGFSKSIVAATIRLFGPKQAMLSIVVVCALLTYGGVSLFVVVFAVYPFASELFRQSDIPKRLIPGTIALGAFTFTMDALPGTPQIQNIIPTSFFGTDAWAAPVLGTIGGVFILAVGMTYLEWRRRAALRAGEGYGDPATLLNEPAPFAGGALANPLIALLPLVLVGVSNIVFTRWIPTFYGETHSFLPSVLGDPAPVVQEVSRIAAIWAVQGALLVGILTVLAFAWKPVLTSFAEGTKTAINGALLASMNTASEYGFGAVIAALPGFLLVTRGLGTISDPLVNEAVTVTALAGITGSASGGMGIALAAMSETFIANANAAGIPMEVLHRVASMASGGMDTLPHNGAVITLLAVTGLTHRQAYKDIFAITLIKTLAVFVIIGLFYATGWV; from the coding sequence ATGCGCGGCGACGCCGACACTGCGCCCCATCTGGCCCGCGGGCCGCGGGTGGTGTGGGGCGACATGGACTTTCTGATCGTACTGGGCGCGCTGGTGTTCCTGATGGTGGTCGCCTATCGCGGCTACAGCGTGATCCTGTTCGCGCCGATCGCCGCACTCGGCGCTGTGTTGCTGACTGACCCGACGCTCGTCGCGCCGATGTTCACCGGACTCTTCATGGACAAGATGGTCGGCTTCCTGAAGCTGTATTTCCCGGTGTTCCTGCTCGGCGCGGTGTTCGGCAAGGTCATCGAGCTGTCGGGCTTCTCGAAATCCATCGTCGCCGCGACCATCCGGCTGTTCGGGCCGAAGCAGGCAATGCTGTCGATCGTCGTGGTCTGCGCGCTGCTGACCTACGGCGGCGTGTCGCTGTTCGTCGTGGTGTTCGCGGTGTACCCGTTCGCCTCCGAGCTGTTCCGCCAGAGCGACATTCCCAAGCGCCTGATCCCGGGCACGATCGCGCTCGGCGCGTTCACCTTCACCATGGACGCCCTGCCCGGCACGCCGCAGATCCAGAACATCATCCCGACCTCGTTCTTCGGCACCGATGCCTGGGCGGCGCCGGTGCTGGGCACGATCGGCGGCGTCTTCATTCTCGCCGTCGGCATGACGTATCTGGAGTGGCGCCGCCGCGCGGCGCTGCGTGCCGGCGAAGGCTACGGCGATCCCGCGACGCTGCTCAACGAACCCGCGCCGTTCGCCGGCGGAGCGCTCGCCAATCCGCTGATCGCGCTGCTGCCGCTGGTGCTGGTCGGCGTGAGCAACATCGTGTTCACCCGCTGGATTCCGACCTTCTACGGCGAGACTCATAGTTTCCTGCCGAGCGTGCTCGGCGACCCGGCGCCGGTTGTGCAGGAAGTCTCGCGGATCGCCGCGATCTGGGCCGTCCAGGGCGCGCTGCTGGTCGGCATTCTCACCGTGTTGGCGTTCGCATGGAAGCCGGTGCTGACGAGCTTCGCCGAGGGCACCAAGACCGCGATCAACGGCGCTTTGCTGGCCTCCATGAACACCGCGTCCGAGTACGGCTTTGGCGCGGTCATCGCCGCGCTGCCGGGCTTCCTGCTGGTGACGCGCGGCCTGGGCACGATCTCCGACCCGCTGGTCAACGAAGCCGTCACCGTGACCGCGCTTGCCGGCATCACCGGCTCGGCCTCGGGCGGCATGGGCATCGCGCTCGCCGCGATGTCGGAGACCTTCATCGCCAATGCGAACGCGGCCGGCATTCCGATGGAAGTCCTGCATCGCGTCGCATCGATGGCCTCTGGCGGCATGGACACGCTGCCGCACAACGGCGCAGTGATCACCCTGCTCGCCGTGACCGGCCTGACCCATCGCCAGGCCTACAAGGACATCTTCGCGATCACCCTGATCAAGACACTCGCGGTGTTCGTGATCATCGGCCTGTTCTACGCGACGGGCTGGGTCTGA
- the trxC gene encoding thioredoxin TrxC — protein sequence MTDSAIVACPQCHIRNRVPYARLADAPTCGKCQSVLLPAHPITLTAGTFDAHALQSDLPLLVDFWAPWCGPCLSMAPAFEQAAAQLAPRIVLAKVDTEAEPVLGGRFHIRSIPTLVLFAGGREVARQSGALPLQAILQFARQQR from the coding sequence ATGACCGATTCCGCCATCGTCGCCTGTCCGCAATGCCACATCCGCAACCGCGTGCCGTATGCGCGGCTGGCGGATGCGCCGACCTGCGGCAAGTGCCAGTCCGTCCTGCTGCCGGCGCACCCGATCACCTTGACCGCGGGCACTTTCGACGCGCATGCACTGCAGTCGGATCTGCCGCTTCTGGTCGACTTCTGGGCGCCGTGGTGTGGGCCGTGCCTGTCGATGGCGCCTGCGTTCGAGCAGGCAGCCGCGCAGCTCGCGCCGCGGATCGTGCTGGCCAAGGTCGATACCGAAGCCGAGCCGGTACTCGGCGGCCGCTTCCATATCCGGAGCATCCCGACGCTGGTGCTGTTCGCCGGTGGTCGCGAGGTTGCGCGCCAATCCGGCGCACTGCCGTTGCAGGCAATCCTGCAGTTCGCGCGTCAGCAGCGCTGA
- the dapE gene encoding succinyl-diaminopimelate desuccinylase, whose protein sequence is MSDVLDLTRDLIARKSVTPDDAGCQALIAARLQAAGFSIESMRHGDVDNLWATHGQGAPVLVLLGHTDVVPSGPVEAWTSDPFKPEIRDGVLYGRGAADMKGGVAAFVVAAERFVAAHPEHTGTLALLQTSDEEGDAIDGVRRVARTFEERGTHIDWCITGEPSSTSTLGDLLRVGRRGSLSATLTVRGVQGHVAYPDKARNPIHDAAPALAELVARRWDDGFESFPPTSLQISNIAAGTGATNVIPGTATVQFNLRYTPHWDAPKLEAEIAVLLDRHALDYTLAWHRSGEPFYTPEGPLRAAAREVLTTFAGAPPEESTGGGTSDARFIAPLGAQCIEIGPVNASIHQVNEHIRVADLDALPDLYEALISRLLPDAD, encoded by the coding sequence ATGAGCGACGTCCTCGACCTCACCCGTGACCTGATCGCACGCAAGTCGGTCACGCCCGATGATGCCGGCTGCCAGGCGCTGATCGCCGCGCGGCTGCAGGCCGCGGGTTTTTCGATCGAATCGATGCGCCACGGCGATGTCGACAATCTCTGGGCCACACACGGGCAGGGCGCACCGGTGCTGGTGTTGCTGGGCCACACCGATGTCGTGCCGAGCGGGCCGGTCGAGGCGTGGACGTCGGATCCCTTCAAACCGGAGATCCGCGACGGTGTGCTGTACGGCCGCGGCGCGGCGGACATGAAGGGCGGTGTCGCGGCGTTCGTCGTCGCAGCGGAGCGCTTCGTCGCCGCGCATCCCGAGCACACCGGCACGCTCGCGTTGCTGCAGACGTCGGACGAAGAAGGCGATGCGATCGACGGCGTGCGCCGCGTCGCGCGGACGTTCGAAGAGCGCGGTACGCACATCGACTGGTGCATCACCGGTGAGCCTTCGTCGACATCGACGCTCGGCGATCTGCTGCGCGTCGGCCGGCGCGGCAGCCTGTCGGCCACGTTGACCGTACGCGGCGTGCAGGGACATGTGGCTTATCCAGACAAGGCGCGCAATCCGATCCACGACGCGGCACCGGCGCTGGCCGAACTCGTCGCGCGGCGCTGGGACGACGGCTTCGAATCCTTTCCGCCGACCAGCCTGCAGATCAGCAACATCGCCGCCGGCACCGGCGCGACCAATGTGATTCCCGGCACCGCCACCGTGCAGTTCAACCTGCGCTACACGCCGCACTGGGATGCGCCGAAGCTGGAAGCGGAGATCGCGGTTTTGCTGGATCGCCATGCACTCGACTACACGTTGGCCTGGCATCGCAGCGGCGAACCGTTCTACACGCCCGAAGGCCCGCTTCGCGCGGCCGCGCGCGAGGTGCTGACGACGTTCGCCGGCGCACCGCCCGAGGAAAGCACCGGCGGGGGCACCTCGGATGCGCGCTTCATCGCGCCACTCGGCGCGCAGTGCATCGAGATCGGGCCGGTCAACGCCAGCATCCACCAGGTCAACGAACACATCCGCGTCGCGGATCTCGATGCGCTGCCCGATCTCTACGAAGCGCTCATCTCGCGGCTGCTGCCTGACGCGGACTGA
- a CDS encoding Spx/MgsR family RNA polymerase-binding regulatory protein produces the protein MTTTVYGLKNCDTCRKATKWLDRFGVAHTFVDYRDTKPTPETLVEWAGKLGGFEAMVNKSSTTWRQLPDNRKAAASDAEWKLLLREYPQLIRRPLVVTDDGEISQGFSDNGFKKRFNID, from the coding sequence ATGACCACCACCGTCTACGGCCTCAAGAACTGCGACACCTGCAGGAAGGCGACCAAGTGGCTCGACCGCTTCGGCGTCGCGCACACCTTCGTCGATTACCGGGATACGAAGCCGACGCCGGAGACGCTGGTCGAGTGGGCCGGCAAGCTGGGCGGCTTCGAGGCGATGGTCAACAAGTCCTCGACGACCTGGCGGCAGCTGCCGGATAACCGCAAGGCCGCGGCCAGCGATGCGGAATGGAAGCTGCTGCTGCGCGAGTATCCGCAGCTGATAAGGCGCCCGCTGGTGGTGACCGATGACGGTGAGATCAGCCAGGGTTTCAGCGACAACGGCTTCAAGAAGCGCTTCAACATCGACTGA
- the dapD gene encoding 2,3,4,5-tetrahydropyridine-2,6-dicarboxylate N-succinyltransferase, whose amino-acid sequence MTQALQSTIEDAFARRAELSAAEIGDAVKPAIEQAMQGLESGELRVAQPDGNGGWQVNEWLKKAVLLYFRTNDMAVVDAQPAPFWDKVEPRFAGYDEAKFKAAGVRVVPGAAVRRGTYFGRDVVLMPSFVNIGAYVGEGTMVDTWATVGSCAQIGKHVHLSGGAGIGGVLEPLQASPTIIEDHCFIGARSEVVEGVVVGHRSVIGMGVFLGQSTRIYNRATGEVSYGYVPPGSVVVSGQLPAQDGSHSLYCAVIVKQVDEKTRSKTSVNDLLRGLAD is encoded by the coding sequence ATGACCCAAGCCCTGCAGAGCACCATCGAAGATGCGTTCGCGCGTCGCGCCGAATTGTCCGCCGCCGAGATCGGCGATGCCGTCAAACCGGCTATCGAGCAGGCGATGCAGGGCCTGGAATCGGGTGAGCTGCGCGTCGCCCAGCCCGATGGCAACGGCGGCTGGCAGGTCAACGAGTGGTTGAAGAAGGCGGTGCTGCTGTATTTCCGCACCAACGACATGGCCGTCGTCGACGCGCAGCCTGCGCCGTTCTGGGACAAGGTGGAGCCGCGTTTCGCCGGCTACGACGAAGCCAAGTTCAAGGCCGCCGGCGTGCGCGTAGTGCCGGGTGCGGCCGTGCGCCGTGGCACCTATTTCGGCCGCGACGTCGTGCTGATGCCGAGCTTCGTCAACATCGGCGCGTACGTCGGTGAAGGCACGATGGTCGATACCTGGGCGACCGTCGGCTCCTGCGCGCAGATCGGCAAGCACGTGCATCTGTCGGGCGGCGCCGGTATCGGCGGCGTGCTGGAACCGCTGCAGGCCAGTCCGACGATCATCGAAGACCACTGCTTCATCGGCGCGCGTTCGGAAGTCGTCGAAGGCGTCGTCGTCGGCCACCGCAGCGTCATCGGCATGGGCGTGTTCCTCGGCCAGTCGACCCGTATCTACAACCGCGCGACCGGCGAAGTCAGCTACGGCTACGTACCGCCGGGCAGCGTCGTCGTCTCCGGCCAGCTGCCGGCCCAGGACGGTTCGCATTCGCTGTACTGCGCGGTGATCGTCAAGCAGGTCGACGAGAAGACCCGCAGCAAGACCAGCGTTAACGATCTGCTGCGTGGTCTGGCGGACTGA
- the glnD gene encoding [protein-PII] uridylyltransferase: protein MAWVAEARAALAAHDARLAQGFDAGQHIDRLLAARANAVDGWVRKAWARCIPGDAPLALFAVGGYGRGELFPHSDIDLLVIATSDAQAEHAEALGRMLALLWDFGLPVGHAVRSFEECTRAADDVTVLTALLEARPLLANIGEVRALMDAIADTKVWPADDFFHAKRRELEMRHARFGDTADNLEPNIKDGPGGLRDVHNLRWMARRVLGVYGTEELIALGQLGVDEHATLERERRTLSRLRFGLHLVAGKAEERLRFDYQKALAARLHHVEAADNPLVEKMMQEFYRSASVVQRISERMLQRFEEQIEGEGTLQPLDAEFGSQRGYLVARDDVWPGGDIARVFDLFAMWADHQELRGLHSQTARALAESLHALPSWRNASTGLREQFLGLLRGPIPVRTLERMARLGVLGVWIPEFANVTGRMQFDLFHVYTVDQHTLAVLRNIASFASEAPDERFSSAHEVWPQLRKPELLLIAGLFHDIAKGRGGDHSELGAVDAREFCEGHGLGEPDTALVEWLVKRHLLMSTSAQKLDISDPAVIHKFATEVADRERLDYLYLLTCADIAGTSPKLWNAWKDRLLTDLRSATRLALRRGLENPVAAVERIAEARDRARGLLSAHGVNDTEADALFTRIPQESFLRGRADQVVWQALGLRDTVDGDVVVRVRRLAAGAQALEVFVHSPDRDGLFSAIVITLDRLGLVIQQARALDGPGGTIFDVFQVLPADTRQSLELASIERKLTTVLTGSLDLRPARRAQPRHLRHFRVPPRIEFNTSADGRHTVFSLVCTDRPGLLADVAHELRQHGVRVHDARVATFGERVEDVFRLSDSAGRLLDDDAQDALRLALLASIDGDVAR from the coding sequence ATGGCATGGGTGGCGGAGGCGCGTGCCGCGCTTGCCGCCCACGATGCGCGTCTGGCGCAGGGCTTCGACGCCGGCCAGCACATCGACCGTCTGCTCGCCGCGCGTGCCAACGCCGTCGATGGCTGGGTGCGCAAGGCCTGGGCGCGCTGCATTCCCGGCGACGCACCGCTGGCGCTGTTCGCGGTCGGCGGGTACGGCCGCGGCGAACTGTTTCCGCATTCCGATATCGATCTGCTGGTCATCGCCACGTCCGACGCGCAGGCCGAACATGCCGAAGCACTGGGCCGCATGCTCGCGCTGCTGTGGGACTTCGGATTGCCGGTCGGTCACGCGGTGCGCAGTTTCGAAGAGTGCACGCGCGCCGCCGACGATGTGACTGTGTTGACCGCGCTGTTGGAAGCGCGCCCGCTGCTGGCCAACATCGGCGAGGTGCGCGCGCTGATGGACGCGATCGCCGATACGAAGGTCTGGCCGGCGGATGATTTCTTCCACGCCAAGCGCCGTGAACTCGAGATGCGCCACGCGCGCTTCGGCGATACCGCCGATAACCTCGAACCCAACATCAAGGACGGCCCCGGCGGCCTGCGCGACGTGCACAACCTGCGCTGGATGGCGCGGCGCGTGCTGGGCGTCTACGGCACCGAGGAACTGATCGCGCTGGGCCAGCTCGGCGTGGACGAACACGCGACGCTCGAGCGCGAACGCCGCACGCTGTCGCGGCTGCGCTTCGGCCTGCATCTGGTGGCCGGCAAGGCCGAAGAACGTCTGCGTTTCGACTACCAGAAGGCGCTGGCCGCGCGGCTGCATCATGTAGAGGCCGCGGACAATCCGCTTGTCGAGAAGATGATGCAGGAGTTCTACCGCAGCGCCTCGGTGGTGCAGCGGATCAGCGAACGCATGCTGCAGCGATTCGAGGAACAGATCGAAGGCGAGGGCACGCTGCAGCCGCTCGATGCCGAGTTCGGCAGCCAGCGCGGCTATCTGGTCGCACGCGACGACGTGTGGCCTGGCGGTGACATCGCCCGCGTGTTCGACCTGTTCGCGATGTGGGCCGATCACCAGGAACTGCGCGGCCTGCACTCGCAGACCGCGCGCGCGCTGGCCGAATCGCTGCATGCGCTGCCGTCGTGGCGCAACGCATCGACCGGATTGCGCGAGCAGTTTCTCGGCCTGCTGCGCGGTCCGATTCCGGTGCGCACGCTCGAGCGCATGGCGCGTCTGGGCGTACTGGGTGTGTGGATTCCCGAGTTCGCGAACGTGACCGGGCGCATGCAGTTCGACCTGTTCCACGTCTACACGGTCGACCAGCACACGCTCGCGGTGCTGCGCAATATCGCCAGCTTCGCGTCCGAGGCGCCGGACGAGCGTTTCTCCAGCGCGCACGAAGTCTGGCCGCAACTGCGCAAGCCGGAACTGCTGTTGATCGCCGGCCTGTTCCACGACATCGCCAAGGGCCGCGGCGGTGACCATTCCGAACTCGGCGCAGTCGATGCGCGCGAGTTCTGCGAAGGCCACGGCCTCGGCGAGCCGGACACCGCGCTCGTCGAATGGCTGGTCAAGCGGCACCTGCTGATGTCGACCAGCGCGCAGAAGCTCGACATTTCCGATCCGGCGGTGATCCACAAGTTCGCCACCGAGGTCGCCGATCGTGAGCGCCTCGACTACCTCTACCTGCTGACCTGCGCCGACATTGCCGGCACCTCGCCCAAGCTGTGGAACGCATGGAAGGATCGGTTGCTGACCGACCTGCGCAGCGCGACGCGGCTGGCGTTGCGGCGTGGTCTCGAGAATCCGGTGGCCGCCGTCGAGCGCATCGCCGAAGCGCGCGATCGCGCGCGCGGTCTGCTTTCGGCGCACGGCGTCAATGATACTGAAGCCGATGCGCTGTTCACCCGCATTCCGCAGGAGAGTTTCCTGCGCGGTCGCGCCGACCAGGTGGTCTGGCAGGCGCTGGGCCTGCGTGACACCGTCGACGGCGATGTCGTGGTGCGCGTGCGCCGGCTTGCCGCAGGCGCCCAGGCGCTGGAAGTTTTCGTGCATTCGCCCGATCGCGATGGGCTGTTCTCGGCCATCGTCATCACCCTCGACCGGCTGGGTCTGGTGATCCAGCAGGCGCGCGCGCTGGACGGGCCGGGCGGCACGATCTTCGACGTGTTCCAGGTGCTGCCGGCGGACACGCGGCAGAGCCTCGAGCTTGCCTCGATCGAACGCAAGCTCACCACGGTGCTGACCGGTTCGCTGGATCTGCGCCCGGCACGTCGCGCGCAGCCACGGCACCTTCGGCATTTCCGCGTGCCACCGCGCATCGAATTCAATACCAGCGCCGATGGCAGGCACACGGTCTTCAGTCTCGTCTGCACCGATCGTCCCGGCCTGCTGGCCGATGTCGCCCACGAGCTGCGGCAGCACGGCGTGCGCGTGCACGATGCACGCGTGGCGACGTTCGGCGAACGCGTCGAGGACGTGTTCCGGCTGAGCGACAGCGCCGGTCGCCTGCTCGACGACGACGCGCAGGACGCCTTGCGCCTCGCGCTGCTCGCCTCGATCGATGGCGACGTGGCACGATAA
- the map gene encoding type I methionyl aminopeptidase, translated as MSIHTKTPEEIEKMRAAGRLAAEVLQIVAPHVKPGVTTEELDRICYDHIIRVQGAIPANVGYKGYPKTTCISANNVICHGIPNDAKVLKEGDIINIDVTVIKDGWHGDTSRMYFVGTPSVMARRLVEVTREAMWRGIREVKPGATLGDVGHAIQKYAEAERFSVVREYCGHGIGKVYHDEPQVLHYGTPGAGVVLKEGMTFTIEPMINEGTRFTKVLPDGWTVVTKDRKLSAQWEHTVAVTADGVDVLTRIPGDDNDPFLDNAPL; from the coding sequence ATGAGTATCCACACCAAGACGCCCGAAGAAATCGAGAAGATGCGCGCGGCCGGCCGGCTGGCCGCCGAGGTGCTGCAGATCGTCGCCCCGCATGTGAAGCCGGGCGTGACGACCGAGGAACTGGACCGCATCTGCTACGACCACATCATCCGGGTGCAGGGCGCGATTCCGGCCAACGTCGGCTACAAGGGCTATCCCAAGACGACGTGCATCTCGGCCAACAACGTCATCTGCCACGGCATTCCCAACGACGCCAAGGTCCTCAAGGAAGGCGACATCATCAATATCGATGTCACCGTCATCAAGGACGGCTGGCACGGCGATACCAGCCGCATGTATTTCGTCGGTACGCCGTCGGTGATGGCGCGGCGTCTGGTCGAGGTGACGCGCGAGGCGATGTGGCGCGGCATCCGTGAAGTGAAGCCGGGCGCGACGCTCGGCGATGTCGGTCACGCGATCCAGAAGTACGCCGAGGCCGAACGTTTCAGCGTGGTGCGCGAGTACTGCGGCCACGGCATCGGCAAGGTCTATCACGACGAACCGCAGGTGCTGCATTACGGCACGCCGGGCGCCGGCGTCGTGCTCAAGGAAGGCATGACCTTCACGATCGAGCCGATGATCAACGAGGGCACGCGCTTCACCAAGGTGCTGCCCGATGGCTGGACCGTGGTCACCAAGGACCGGAAGCTGTCCGCGCAGTGGGAGCACACGGTCGCGGTCACCGCCGACGGCGTGGACGTGCTGACCCGCATCCCGGGCGACGACAACGACCCGTTTCTCGACAACGCGCCTCTCTGA
- a CDS encoding Csu type fimbrial protein encodes MTPHRLLASLALLAASCLALPAAAQSTSTTFQVRISISSVCAFTAPGATDVDFGAQPSTALNVDADGALTVTCTPGTAYNIALDAGQSPGAGGIEARNMSNGTAALVPYQLFRDAGRLLIWGDTVGTNTVANTGTGTAQTIPVYGRVLSANQPAGSYLDIVTATVVY; translated from the coding sequence ATGACCCCGCACCGCTTGCTCGCTTCTCTTGCCCTGCTCGCCGCTTCCTGCCTTGCGCTGCCCGCCGCCGCGCAGTCCACGAGTACGACGTTCCAGGTACGGATCTCGATCAGCAGCGTCTGTGCGTTCACCGCGCCCGGCGCGACGGACGTGGATTTCGGCGCGCAGCCCTCGACGGCGCTCAATGTCGACGCCGATGGCGCACTCACGGTCACCTGCACGCCCGGCACCGCCTACAACATCGCGCTCGATGCAGGCCAGAGCCCCGGCGCCGGCGGCATCGAGGCCCGCAACATGAGCAATGGCACCGCCGCGCTCGTGCCCTATCAGCTGTTCCGCGATGCGGGCCGTTTGCTCATCTGGGGCGACACGGTCGGCACGAATACCGTCGCCAACACCGGCACGGGTACAGCGCAGACGATCCCGGTCTACGGACGCGTACTCAGCGCGAACCAGCCCGCCGGCAGCTACCTCGACATCGTGACCGCCACGGTCGTCTATTGA
- a CDS encoding fimbrial biogenesis chaperone: protein MIGLRDARRVHAWLLVLGLLLGASSIASAASLQVAPTRITIEVERGAEGLTLSNSGTEIVHVQVRAFRWWQENGEDMLEPAEDLVVSPPMLQLGTGAEQLIRIVHTGSPPPAGGEKTYRVVVDELPVDSAGPRGPGLRFALRYSIPVFILESAEAPPAPQLQTRFVESASGAAIEIRNTGSGSAQFADLVVIDPRGRRHVVAQGLAGYVLPGQQRQWPLPRGATAEGRIKAKLNGEPQARALAPDR, encoded by the coding sequence ATGATCGGGCTCCGCGACGCACGTCGCGTCCACGCATGGCTGCTGGTGCTGGGATTGCTGCTGGGCGCGTCTTCGATCGCGTCAGCCGCCAGCCTGCAGGTCGCGCCGACGCGAATCACGATCGAGGTCGAACGCGGCGCCGAAGGACTCACGCTCAGCAACAGTGGCACCGAGATCGTGCACGTGCAGGTGCGCGCGTTCCGCTGGTGGCAGGAGAACGGGGAAGACATGCTGGAGCCGGCAGAGGATCTGGTCGTCAGCCCCCCGATGCTGCAGTTGGGCACGGGGGCCGAGCAGCTGATCCGTATCGTGCATACCGGCTCGCCACCACCCGCGGGCGGCGAGAAAACCTATCGCGTCGTCGTCGACGAACTGCCGGTCGACAGTGCGGGGCCCCGTGGCCCGGGCTTGCGGTTCGCGCTGCGCTACTCGATCCCCGTCTTCATCCTCGAATCTGCAGAGGCGCCGCCGGCGCCGCAGCTGCAGACACGCTTCGTTGAAAGCGCCTCCGGCGCGGCGATCGAAATCCGCAACACCGGATCCGGCAGTGCGCAGTTCGCGGATCTGGTGGTGATCGACCCGCGCGGCCGTCGACACGTCGTGGCGCAGGGACTCGCGGGTTACGTGTTGCCAGGTCAGCAGCGACAGTGGCCGCTGCCGCGCGGCGCGACGGCCGAAGGTCGCATCAAGGCGAAGCTCAATGGCGAGCCGCAGGCGCGTGCGCTGGCACCGGATCGCTGA